From Bdellovibrio sp. KM01:
AGAAACTTCAAACGCACAAGTAGACCGCGGTCTTGGCGTTTTGAACTGCAAATAGTTTTAAATAAGGAATCACGATGGAATTGGATCCAACGACAGAACCTCGCTCAAAACAACTCTACGTTCTTCTTGGATCCATCGCCGCCATCCTTTTGGGTGTCGGCGCCCTCGTGATGCTTATGTACGTGTATCTGGTGATGCCTTAAAAGCGAAAGCAACACCCATCTCGACCTTAGCCGAGTGGTTGCACCTAATACTAGTCTCCTCACTTCTGCTTCCATTCTTTACAGCTCCCGCCTGAAAATGCCGATAAATATTAAGTATTTTGCATTGATCGAGGAGTTAGCCACATGACTAAAAAATCAGGATTAGTTCTTTCCGGCGGCGGCGCACGCGGTGCCTATCAAGCAGGTGTTCTGGTCGCTGCTTATGAGATCGCGCAGTCATCTGGTGTTCCTCTGAAATTCGATTTTCTTTCTGGTGTGAGTGCCGGCGCGATCAATGCAAGTTCCCTGGCCAGTAATGCCAACGATTATAAATACGCGACGGAATCCCTGGCTCGCCTGTGGAGTGAAGTGCATTTTGATCAGGTGTTCTCAACGGACTCGATGACGATGGGTAAAATCGGCATTCAGTGGTTGAAAGAACTTTCCCTGGGTGGCATCGCTGGAACAACTCCGGGTCGTGGTCTTTTGGATACGACTCCCCTGCGTGGTTTGATCAGTCGTAATATGGATTATGAGCGCGTGCAGGTGAATATTGAGCAAGGTCATATCGATGCTCTTTGCATCACTTCTATCGATTACGCAAAATCAGCAACAACATCATTCGTGCAAAGCAAAGGCGACCTTGGTTCATGGGACAAGGGCCGCAAGCGCAGCGAATACAGTGCGATCACGACAGAACACATTATGGCTTCTGCCGCGATTCCACTGATCTTTCCTCCGATCAAAGTGAATGAAAGATTCTTTGGTGATGGTGCTGTTCGTAATCACGCCCCCTGCAGTCCGGTGATTTATCTGGGCGCAGAAAAGTTAATGGTCATCGGTGTGCGCCTGCAAGGCTCCACTGCTTATGACTTGCATGCAGGCAGCACAGACACGGCTCCAAGCTTGGCTCGCGTGATTAATACAATCTTAAATGGTGTATTGCTGGATGCAGTTGAACAGGATATCGAAAAACTTCGCCGACTGAATGAATACGCATCTGCGATCACGCCGGAACAACAAAAGAAAGTGGCACTTCGTCCCTTGGACTTTTTGTTCATCTCCCCGTCTGAAGACATCGGTGAAATGGCCGTGCAAAAAGCCGCAAAGCTTCCACGCATCATTCGCTATTTGATGAAGGGACTTGGCAGCATGCAGGACGCCAGTGAAATCATCAGCTATTTGATGTTTGATCCAACATTCTGCTCGGATCTTATAGAAATCGGTCGCAAAGATGGCTATGCTCACAAGGAAGAATTAATTAAATTCCTTTTGAAATAGGTCCCATGAGCCCGCGACAAGAACTTAAAAAACGTCATCCCCTGGAATCACTCGGAGTGAAAATGGCTCGTCGTGGGGATATTCGTGTCGAGCGCCTGCAAGAGCGTTTAAACCCCAAAGTTCCATTTCCACACAAGCATGACTTTTATCAAATCGTGATCGTGCATTCCTCTGAAGGCCATCATGAAATTGATTTCACCACATATCCGGTGAAGGGCTCTCAGGTCTTTTTGATCAAGCCCGGGCAAATGCATGGTTGGAAACTTTCAGCACGCAGCAAAGGCTTTGTGATCGAATACACCGAGGAGTCTTTCGACAAAGATTTCATGGGTAAGTCCAAGCTTGCGCAACACAGTCGTCAGGTGCCGGATCATTTCAAAATTCCCAAGGGCAATCATATTTTCTCAGAAACCTTTCTGGAAATGATGGAAGTGGAATTTCAACATCAAGGCGATAACTTTGAGATGTGTCTGCAAAGCTATCTTAGCCTGATTCTGCTGGAAGCGCTTCGCATCAGCAAAGCAGCGGACCGTCAGTTGGCGGAAAACGACGACGTGATTTCGCAATTCACGGATCTGGTGGAAGAAAATTTCCATGAACAGCATCAGGTCGAATTCTATGCGGGAAAATTGGGACTGACCGCGAAAGCCCTATCAGCAAAGATCCAACGGGTATTAGGACCCTCGGCCAAAGAGTATATTCTGAATCGCTGCATGCTCGAAGCAAAACGATTGTTATCCTATTCAGAATTGAGTATTTCAGAGATTGGGTACAGTCTGGGTTTCGATGATCCGAACTATTTCAGCCGTTTTTTGAAAAAGAATATGAAGATCAGTGCAGGGAAGTTTCGTAAAACTCCCCCTAAAAAGAAGAACTAAAACTTATCCATCATGTGCTCGGGCGCTTCTTTGCCTTCGCCATGACTTTGTTCTGCACTCAGAGCCACTTTACCAGTGATTCCCACCCATTCCGGGAAAAAGAACGCCAGCACCGCATAGACCATAAAGCTAATGATCGAGATCACGACTGCGCCACCGATTACAAACATTGTGCCGTTGTCCATACAAGACTCCTTCAGCTATTAATCCTACCCTATCCGACTCTTTTTAGCCATGGAGGAATTCCCCATGGACTAGCACAAATTTCCTTCCTTCGCCCGCAATCCCCCACGATCCGCCTCGAGCGCCCCAGCACTTTTCCTTCCACAACCACTACCTTCCCCCCCCTCCCTAACCTCCGGGGTATCGGTCATCAGTCATTTGAGGCCCATGACCGATACCCCCGCTCCCCTAGCGACCCCCAAAAAAAGCCCCCGCAATCTCCAGTCCCCCAATCGCGATCCCCACCAAGAATGGACTGTCCGAAGTACGCCGATGAGAGTGCTTCGCAGAGAAATGGTTCAGCATCAGGGTCGATCCATCGTTTGCAGCTCCAACTCGTCTATCAAGGGTATCGGTCAATGCAGAAAGGAACCACCGCTATGAAGCAGCAAACATTCTTACCTCTTCAAACTCATTGGAAGTATCGCCATTGCCATGGTGGGACACTTCGCAAATCTTCCAAAGGCCGTGGTGCGCGACCCCTTTCGACCAAGGATCCCATTCATCTTGTTTTCAAACTCAACAAATCTTCTGTGCGAGGCGGGCTTCGTCATCCTCGCAGTTTTTGGCTGATGACTCGTTTAATAAAAAAGTATGCTGCCAAATTCTTTGTGAAAGTTGAGCAGTTTTCTGTGCAGACCGATCATGTTCATCTGTTGATTCGGGGTGGGCGTCGGTCGCAAGTGCAAAGTTTTATGCGGGTGGTGGCGGGGCAGTTTGTTCAGAGGTTGACCGATACCTTCGATTCAAAGAACGAGGGGCCGAAGGTTTGGAGGCATCGACCTTTTAGCCGCGTGGTTAAAGGTTACAAGGCTTATGGGATCGTCAGGGACTATATCCAGCTAAACGAGTGTGAAGCCAATGGTCGGGCTTATTCGAAAACTCGTCTGCGGGGATTAAGTCAGGAGGAGCTGAGGAACCTTTGGGTCTAGGTATCGGCCCCGGGCAAATCCATTTGAATCACCCCCCGGATCGGTTTACAATTTTGCTTTAACAAGGAAGTTAATTAATGAAACTTGGTATTGAAGTTTTGCTTTCCGATGCAAAAATGTTGAAGTCCCTGAAAGGAAAGCGTGTTGGTTTGGTTTGCCACCCTGCCAGCGTAAATGAAAATCTTGAGCACAGCCTGGATCTTCTGGCAAAAAAAATTAAACTGTCTTGTGCATTCGGCCCCCAACATGGTGTGCGTGGAGACAAGCAAGACAATATGATCGAAAGCCCCGACTTTATCGATCCTGTTCATAAAATTCCTATCTTTAGCTTGTACGGCGAGGTGCGCAGACCCACCGCGGAAATGATGAAGCACTTTGATGTTTTACTTTTCGATCTTCAGGATTTGGGTTGCCGTATTTATACCTTCATCACGACTTTGCTGTATGTGATGGAAGAATGCGCGAAGCTTGATAAGACGGTCATCATTTTGGATCGTCCGAATCCGGCAGGTCGCCCGGTTGAGGGTTTCCGCATGCTACCAGGTTGGGAATCTTTCGTAGGGGCCGCTCCCATTCCAATGCGCCACGGTCTGACTGTGGGCGAGCTAGCGCTATATTTCGCTGAATACTATGAAATGGATCTAGAACTTCAGGTTGTTAAAATGAAGGGCTATGCACCTAACAAAGCTCCCGGTTTTGGTTGGGACATAAAACGAGCTTGGGTGAATCCATCACCGAACGCAGCTTCACTGAACATGGCACGTGCCTATCCCGGAACAGTTTTGATCGAAGGCACGACATTATCTGAAGGGCGTGGAACGACACGCGCATTGGAAGTGATCGGGGCTTCGGATATCGATTTCTCTGAAGTTTTGACCAGAATGAAAAAGAAAGCTCCACAATGGCACAAAGGTGTCACTTTGCGTGAGTGCTATTTTGAACCGACATTCCACAAACATGTTGGTAAACTTTGTCACGGCTTCCAATTCCATACAGATACGACGACCTATAAGCACGAAGCGTTTAAGCCATTCCGCCTGACCGCTTTGATGTTAAAAGTAATTCGTGAAATGCATCCGAACTATCCAATCTATCGTGATTTTGCTTACGAGTACGTTAAAGACCGCTTGGCATTTGATGTGATCAACGGTGGACCCGCATTGAAAAATTGGATCGAGGATAAAAAATCCACTCCTCAGGATTTGGACAAAGCAATGTCTAAGGACGAAAAAAGTTGGGAAAAAGAGAGAAAGAAATATCTTCTCTACAAATAAGAAGAGCAAAAAAGCCCGGTTCGAAAGAATCCGGGCTTTTGTTTTTAGTCGTGAATCAGTTCATCCGACAATCACCCCTGGAGCCGAAGCGATTCCCTTTTCCGAATCCGCTATCGAATACTCGATAATCTGCAGACTTCGCAAAAGCTTACGACGCAAGATACGGTCTGCAACAGACGCCTCCGAAACTAAAGAAAACAACTGACTCCCTACTACGACTGTTAACATTAAGAACCTCATCTTGGCCCCCTTCCTGTCTATAAGACGCAGGTACCTCTGGCTTCGGTTAAAACTGTTAAAATGGCCTTCTAGGCTGTTGAAATGACAAACTTTTGGACGGTTCTGGATTTAGTTCCGCCCCAGAAGGAAGCCTCTCAAACAAAAAACCAGATATGGTATAAGGCTCACTATTCAATTAAACGGGAGCCTTATGAAAAACGTTATCTTGCCATTGGTTGCACTGACTTTGACTATGTCCGCTTGTAGCTATAAATCGCCAACAGAAGACCTTGATAAAGCGATCGCCAAGAGCCAACGCGATCTTGATGCTATTTTGTATGGTGGTGGTCAACCTGGCAAAATCAACGTAAGTGGCGTCGCAGTCAAAGATGAGTCTGGATACATGCTCCTTGATAAGAGAATTAACATCAGCCAAACGGGTGGAATGGGCGCTCGCGGCGTGGGCGTTGCTGTCGTTGGAGAAAAAAATAAACCGGTCTTTTCACCAAACGTGAAAGAAAAATCCGCTCAACTGGCGTCGGCGCATGCCGGTTTGACTAGCGAAGGTTATATTAATCTTGGTTGCGAAAATCTGACAGCGGAAGACGTCCAAGGGCTTGAAGAAAAAATTGTAGATATGTCTACTTCGACTTATGGTTTCTTTGCTGCTAAAAAAGTTTTTATTTGTGGCGAGCAGAATAAGTCTGGCCTTAGCCTGAGTATCATTGCTGAGCAACTCGTATTGAAAGATATCCGAATGACGTTGGTAGGATTAGCTGGAAGTATTTCCATAGAAACTCAAAAACTTGAACTGGTGGGCAGTAATCTAATTGGAACGACGGCCCTTTCCAGCGAAGGCTTCGGTATGGATGCACCCGATATTGATCTTGCCGTAGAAAAAGAACTTTCCGGCTCAGGAAATTTATCGCTCATTTCCATTGGTGGAGCAGTTGTTGAAAAGAAATAGTTTTTAACTATTCACATTCAAAATAAAAAAGGGAACCCGAAAGGTTCCCTTTTCTTTATTTACGTTCCCAAATGTAGGAAATGATCTCGTCCCCCATTTCAATATCAAGGAAAAGGCGTCCATTCTTGAACCAGATATGCGAGCGTGTTTTTCTTCCCAACTGCATGTCGGAATCTTGGGTGCACCAATCGGCATTTGATGGATTTATCCAAACAACTTCTTGCATTAGAGTTTCTTCTGAAGATTGATAAAGAGCACGTCTTTCGCAGAACCCCGGCTCGCCATCACGATGATAACGTAGAGAATTTGTACCATCGCTCGAAAATTCATACTCAATCTGTAAGGCAGGATTAGGTCGGGGAACTTCCTGACCTTGATAAATCAAACTCGAAAAAATCCAGAGGCCCAACAAGGATTCAGTAAACATCTCAAAAACCTCTTTTTTGAATAACCGTCTGACCCTCTTTCAGATCTCCGACATTCACAAGCTCAGATTCAAGAACAGCATGCAAATTAACACCGAAGTCCTTAAATTCACTGTTGGGAACCAATCGCGCCAGGGTCAAGGCCGCTATGCGAATACCTTTTTCCAAACCGAAGTGTTCCTTCAGATCCCACAAAACACCACTGATAATACCGGAGTCGTGATATAACCCACCGTTCTTATCCGCGACGGACAAGGTATTCACAACCGAACGGCGAAAAGGCCCTTTTAAGTACGAAGCCTCTCCCATATTTGGATTATTTAACTGCGCAGCAGTAAAAAAGTCGGCAAAACCTTCATTCAAAGAACCACCCTCTCCCTCAAAGGGAAGTCCCGCAATGGAGTCTACAAGGGCGTGCACACTTTCATGGACGACAACTGATGGATCTTGGGCAAGGCGAGAATATACTTCGTCATCTCCCGCCCCCAAGCGTATTTTGCCCTGATAATAAAATGCAGAATTTGTTTTCTCTGGGAATCCCACCTGAACTTCAGCTTGCAGTAAAAATGGAATTTTAAATCCCAACATTCTTTCAAACCAGGCAAGCGAATCATACAGAAAATAGAATGCCTGAACCTGATCAAAACGGGGATCTTTGCTATTGAACTTTAGCGGCTCCATAACAGAGGTAATTTTTGACGAGTTTTGCGAGCTCACCATCAGCCGCGTGTTTGCCAGAGTCGGACTAGCATACAGACCAGTTAATACAACCTCCTGAAGCTCCCTTTTTTTGGAGCCTTTCGGAAATACCCAAGCCAACGTATCCTGAAAATAGGAACCAACTCTTTGAATCTTTTGAATTTGCAGATAATTATAAAATCGCGCTTCCCACGTCACGCCTTTGTCATCAACGTAAACCACTTTCCACAAAGGTTGATAAAAGCCTTTGTGGTGGGCTATTACCAAAGACACGGACTGGGGCGAATTTTTCTTAAACATGGGCAAAGAATTTTTTAGTCTTCTTTCGATATTACTTTTGTTACCCAGAAATTCTTCTATCGGAATATCTTTTAACTTAGGTTCCGCAGTTACAATGTGCCCACGAACGGCAACTAATTTTGATCCGTTAGAAATTTCTTTGACGTAAGTGCCCTCAACAGGAACGCCACGAATAAGTTGCTGGCGTAATAAAATATTCTGGGAATAGAGAGATGCCTCGGAAAGAAAAACAGTATCAACTTGTTTTAGAATGACCAGGTTTTCTTTGGAAGAGCCCGATTTCCATTCGATTGTCTGGAAATCGGACTTAGGCGAACAAGAGGTTAGCGCGATGAAAAGTATAATTAACTTATTTTTCATGCAGGACTTCCTCCGGCTGGCTCAACTTTTCTTATTCGATAACAACAGATTTTTCCAAGTAAGTACCGTCGCCATTTTCAAATCTAAGGTTGTGTTTACCTGGAATGAATTTCCCTAGACGGATTTCTTTTTGAAATGGGATCAGAACCATAATGCACATACCTTCTGATACAGAGGCAATTGATTTCACAGTGTGGTTGAAATCGTCCTTGTTATCCACTTCGGCACGTTTCCATTTATAGCAACCATTTTGGAAAATACCATTTACGACGACATACACGTCTGAATTGGAATCGAAACCACCGGGTACAAAAACACCGCTAATACCAATCTGCACGTCACGCTCTTTTGGCGCAGCTTGATTTGCGAAAGAAACTGAACCTAAAAGCATCATCAAAGCAAAAACTCTTGCGATCATTTTCATCTTATCCTCCTTGGACAGACATTTTTGTCTTGCCTAAGGAATACGCCTGCTCTTTTTTCGGGGAGATGACGGCAATCATGTTTATGCAACACCCCAATAGAAATCAATCCACGGTGGAGATTGAGGACACTCCGGACAGGAATTGAATCCCAGCTTCAAAAAATAAAAAAGGGAACCCGAAAGGTTCCCTTTTTATTTTAAGAGCTAAGTCCTAAAACTAATTACTTAGTTTCAGTTTTAACTTCTTCTTTTTTCTCTACTTTTTCTTTTTTGCCGTGTTTTTTGTGTTTTACTTCTTTTTTAACTTCAGCTTTTTGCTCAACTTGAGCAGCTGGTTGTTGCTCAGCAACTGGAGCCGCAGCAGGTTCGTTAGCTTGAGCCATAAGACCAGAGAAAAGAATAGCTGTAGTGATAAGTGCGAATTTCATAAAACCTCCATTTGGTTTTGTATTTGATTGCTCGCCACAAACACAAGTTACCAAAGAGTTCTTAAACCCCGATTAAAACCACATTAATTCTTTTTTATCTGGAACATTAGGCAGCCTCAGGACTTTCGCATCAGCTGCGATATAAGCTCAAAGGAACGCAGACGATCTGTATGTTCGTATTGGTCTGAGACAATCATCAATTCATCGGGTTCAAGGATATTCACGAATTCTTGAAGTTTTCGCTGGACCGTTTCAGGCCCACCGATCACAGCCGTGGCTAATCGCGATTTTACCAATTGCTCTTCTTGCACAGTCCAATATGCCGCCATCGAATCAACGGGCGGTTCTAAGTTCACACGCTGATTGCGAATGATACCAAGGAATCTGCGCATCACTGTGGTTGAAAGCTTCTGTGCTCTCTCGTCTGTGTCGGCCGCGACAATTTGAATGCCCAACATAACATAGGGTTCTTTCAAATACTCTGACGCTTGGAAACCGGCGCGGTACAAGCGAACAGCGTCGTACATCTCATCGGGAGCAAAGTGCCCTGCAAAGGCATAAGGAAGCCCCATCACCGCTGCCAGTTGCGCACTGTAAAGACTGGAGCCTAAAATCCAGAACGGAACTTTCACCCCGGCACCAGGAATCGCACGCACACGGTCCGCTGTCGCAGATTCTTTAAAGTAACCTTGCAGTTCTAAAACTTGTTCCCCAAAATCGGGTTCACGATTTACGTTGCGACGAAGTGCTCGCATCGTTAAACCATCGGTGCCTGGCGCACGTCCCAAGCCCAAATCGATTCTTCCGGGATACAGCGTGCCCAATGTTCCGAACTGTTCTGCAATGACCAGCGGAGCATGATTAGGCAGCATGATGCCACCCGATCCGACACGAATGGTTTTTGTGCCGCCTGCGATGTAGCCGATTAAAACAGAAGTCGCACTGCTCGCAATGCCTTCCAGATTGTGATGTTCTGCCAACCAATATCGATTGAAACCCCACTCTTCCGCATGGCGAGCGAGATCTAAAGAGTTTCGAAAAGAGTCCGCAACAGTTTTACCCTGCGCAATAGAAGCGAGATCGAGGATGGAGTATTTTACTTCAGAGAGAGTTTTCATATTTGTAATTCCTATATCAGCTCTTAGCGCTTTTTTCTTCTGCTAATTAAGTGTAGACCGACATCTTCTTAAAGAGAGAGGTCTTATGAAAAACTTAATCACAGCAGTACTAATCACTTTCGGTTTCTTGGGCGCAGCACACGCTTCTAATCAGTGGACCGAAGTTCTAACGACAACCGTTATGACACAATCTCCGGACTACAAAGATTATCTAATCCACAACAGCGACAAGTATTCGCAAATCATGGTTCAAGTCCGTTCGAAAACTCGCATCGAGCGCATCGACACGATTTCTCACATCCTTTGGGGCCGACCAGTAAGTGGTATCGAAGGCGTCTATGAAGCAGACGAAACTAAAACAGCTTACTTCGGTCCTGCGAAAGTTCGCTTCTTGCGCATTTACGCAACATCAATTCCAGCTGGAATGCCCATGCCGATTCGTGTGTGGATGAGATAGTTGGCCCGAGAATTCTTGTTCAGAGGTGGACAGTTCGTCCTCCTCTGAAACGATGTACTCATACACGATTGCTTTTTTAAATTCAGATCGACGATACAGGTAGTAGGCTAAGCCAAAAGTCACTCCCAAGATAAATCCCACTAAATGCGCACCATAACTGACCTGAGGATCAAATGCCGAGGTTGGCATAAACACACCTAAGGCCACTCCCCCAGCACGCAGTGCTCGCTGCACGTAAGATCTTTTCTGATCCAACATAAAGTAGAGTGCAAGCCACGCTCCACCCATCCAATAAACAACGCCGGAGGCTCCAATCAATCGCACTTCAGGAGCATAATTCAACAGAACAAAATAGTTGGTGATGCCACCAAAGAAAACCGCGGCAACGGGAAAAACCCACGAGCCAAAATAGCCGACCAACAAATAGCCCAGCACAAAAAATAAAATAAGATTGTTAAGTAAGTGACCTGTGTCACCGTGTGCAACCAAGGTCGTCCAAAGACGCCAAACTTGCTTTTGCTGAAAGACGGCCTCGCCCGAGGCGGCCATCCATTGATCTGCGTGTAAAATGCCCTGCCAGAAACAAACAGCACCTATCACCAGGATTAATACCGTCACTGCCGATATAAATCCTGCTAAAGGCGATGGCTTGCGACTGAGCCACGTTTCCCGAACGCGCTTCCAAACAACCTGCTCCACCGGTCCTCCTGCGTTGACATTAAGTCTGAGTGCATTCCAGGGGATGTCAAGGCGACCAAAAACAAAAGGGCCACCATTTGGCAGCCCTTAGTATATTTTCGATTTGAGATCAAAACTAGTGATTGTAGATCTGGTGAGCGCCGTCTTTAGCAGCAAACAACTGTTGAATCAGAGCCGCGCCGGTCGCGTTGTCATTGCTTTGAAATGCTGTTTGCATTTGAACCGCAATGCTCATCGCGTAGTTGATGTGCTCTGTGTAGTTTTGCCATACAGCAGGTTGTTGATCTTGAGGCCACTGGCGAATGATATCTGGAACTTTTTGAAGATTTGCTTGCAGAAGCAAAGCAATTTGATTCGCATTCACAGCGTTTTGTTGATTCTGGGAAGCATCACCTGCAGTCGCTTTAATTTGTTTCGCATATTTTTCGATCATCATCATGTCTTGCTTGATGCTTGTCACTTCAGCGTAAGCCGCAACACCCAAAACAGTCAGTACCACAAGAATAGAAGCTAAAATTTTGCGCATGATTAAGTTCCTTTAAATTAAAGTTTTTTGTGAGCGTGATTAACTTTGTCGTTCATTTCTTGGTTCTTAGTCACGATCGCAGCCAAGTCACGTTGTGATTCTGGAGTGCTCAAGGTTTTAACCAACAAATCACGGTATTCGATCAAGAATGTTTTAAAGTCGTCCATGAAGTACAAGTAGTACTCTTTCAACTCAGCTTTGGCTTTTTCATCCATTAAATTGCCTTTGGATGGAAGAACCGCATCCGCGGGATTC
This genomic window contains:
- a CDS encoding patatin-like phospholipase family protein, which encodes MTKKSGLVLSGGGARGAYQAGVLVAAYEIAQSSGVPLKFDFLSGVSAGAINASSLASNANDYKYATESLARLWSEVHFDQVFSTDSMTMGKIGIQWLKELSLGGIAGTTPGRGLLDTTPLRGLISRNMDYERVQVNIEQGHIDALCITSIDYAKSATTSFVQSKGDLGSWDKGRKRSEYSAITTEHIMASAAIPLIFPPIKVNERFFGDGAVRNHAPCSPVIYLGAEKLMVIGVRLQGSTAYDLHAGSTDTAPSLARVINTILNGVLLDAVEQDIEKLRRLNEYASAITPEQQKKVALRPLDFLFISPSEDIGEMAVQKAAKLPRIIRYLMKGLGSMQDASEIISYLMFDPTFCSDLIEIGRKDGYAHKEELIKFLLK
- a CDS encoding AraC family transcriptional regulator, whose amino-acid sequence is MSPRQELKKRHPLESLGVKMARRGDIRVERLQERLNPKVPFPHKHDFYQIVIVHSSEGHHEIDFTTYPVKGSQVFLIKPGQMHGWKLSARSKGFVIEYTEESFDKDFMGKSKLAQHSRQVPDHFKIPKGNHIFSETFLEMMEVEFQHQGDNFEMCLQSYLSLILLEALRISKAADRQLAENDDVISQFTDLVEENFHEQHQVEFYAGKLGLTAKALSAKIQRVLGPSAKEYILNRCMLEAKRLLSYSELSISEIGYSLGFDDPNYFSRFLKKNMKISAGKFRKTPPKKKN
- a CDS encoding transposase, with translation MKQQTFLPLQTHWKYRHCHGGTLRKSSKGRGARPLSTKDPIHLVFKLNKSSVRGGLRHPRSFWLMTRLIKKYAAKFFVKVEQFSVQTDHVHLLIRGGRRSQVQSFMRVVAGQFVQRLTDTFDSKNEGPKVWRHRPFSRVVKGYKAYGIVRDYIQLNECEANGRAYSKTRLRGLSQEELRNLWV
- a CDS encoding exo-beta-N-acetylmuramidase NamZ domain-containing protein translates to MKLGIEVLLSDAKMLKSLKGKRVGLVCHPASVNENLEHSLDLLAKKIKLSCAFGPQHGVRGDKQDNMIESPDFIDPVHKIPIFSLYGEVRRPTAEMMKHFDVLLFDLQDLGCRIYTFITTLLYVMEECAKLDKTVIILDRPNPAGRPVEGFRMLPGWESFVGAAPIPMRHGLTVGELALYFAEYYEMDLELQVVKMKGYAPNKAPGFGWDIKRAWVNPSPNAASLNMARAYPGTVLIEGTTLSEGRGTTRALEVIGASDIDFSEVLTRMKKKAPQWHKGVTLRECYFEPTFHKHVGKLCHGFQFHTDTTTYKHEAFKPFRLTALMLKVIREMHPNYPIYRDFAYEYVKDRLAFDVINGGPALKNWIEDKKSTPQDLDKAMSKDEKSWEKERKKYLLYK
- a CDS encoding LLM class flavin-dependent oxidoreductase; the protein is MKTLSEVKYSILDLASIAQGKTVADSFRNSLDLARHAEEWGFNRYWLAEHHNLEGIASSATSVLIGYIAGGTKTIRVGSGGIMLPNHAPLVIAEQFGTLGTLYPGRIDLGLGRAPGTDGLTMRALRRNVNREPDFGEQVLELQGYFKESATADRVRAIPGAGVKVPFWILGSSLYSAQLAAVMGLPYAFAGHFAPDEMYDAVRLYRAGFQASEYLKEPYVMLGIQIVAADTDERAQKLSTTVMRRFLGIIRNQRVNLEPPVDSMAAYWTVQEEQLVKSRLATAVIGGPETVQRKLQEFVNILEPDELMIVSDQYEHTDRLRSFELISQLMRKS
- a CDS encoding rhomboid family intramembrane serine protease, with the translated sequence MEQVVWKRVRETWLSRKPSPLAGFISAVTVLILVIGAVCFWQGILHADQWMAASGEAVFQQKQVWRLWTTLVAHGDTGHLLNNLILFFVLGYLLVGYFGSWVFPVAAVFFGGITNYFVLLNYAPEVRLIGASGVVYWMGGAWLALYFMLDQKRSYVQRALRAGGVALGVFMPTSAFDPQVSYGAHLVGFILGVTFGLAYYLYRRSEFKKAIVYEYIVSEEDELSTSEQEFSGQLSHPHTNRHGHSSWN